The genomic stretch GAGCTCTCGGCTTCGGTTGTGGTGGTCGTGGTCTCGTCGCTGCTGTCGTCGTCATCTGAGCAGGCGGCGCCTACCAGGGCCACGCCTGCGAGCATCGCGACGAGTGTGAAACGGAACTTCTTCATGGGATTCATCTCCTGTCGAGTTGCACCGTTGTGGTGTCGGGGGGTGATTCGGCGTGCGGGCGGTACCCGGATGCAGCCCCGCCGAAATTCTTTTGCGGCAGCCCCGCTAGCGTTGGGAGACGTGGAAGAAGTCGTACTGATCACCGGCCTGTCGGGTGCGGGCCGCAGCCAGGCGGCAAACACGCTCGAGGACCTCGGCTGGTTCGTGATCGACAACATGCCGGTCGAGCTCGTGCACAAGGTGGCTGACCTCGGTCGCTTCACCGACTCGGCGAGGGGTCTCGCGCTCGTGG from Actinomycetes bacterium encodes the following:
- a CDS encoding DUF4352 domain-containing protein, producing the protein MKKFRFTLVAMLAGVALVGAACSDDDDSSDETTTTTTEAESS